GAAAATCAAAGTAAGTAAATAAAAAAGTacgcatttttttttttgtcaaagccaTGCGTTAAATCAAAATATATCTTACTGTCCCCTCTCATGCACCGGGAGATTAACAAAGCGCCATAGAATATCCTCAATCCTATAAGAACAAAGCCAGTTCAAAGTATTGGcgatcaaaaaataaaagaaaattgagtTGAGTacttgtttgcataatttttctAAGGTAGAAAGGATTGAACCTTTTCTTGGCAGAGAAGAGACTGAGTCTCCCAGAAGGCGAAAACATGAGGACAGCAACATCAACATCACAAAGAGTAGAAAGCTCATAAGATTTCTTAATGATTCCATTTCTTCTTTTTGAGAAGGTGACTtgcctatttgtttgattttctatTTTCTTAATCTCTACTTTAGTCCTTCCCATTTGTAATAACCACATATATTTTTCAATCCAATTCTACAAAACATCAACCAGGTGCATATATATTAGTACACAGTTGTTGAAGGAGGAGTAAAGAAATGGCAGAGAAACAAAATTTGAAGAATTTAGGGAAACAACAGTTACAGAATAGTATTATAAGACAAAAAGTTGTAAAGAGGAAGCACCGAAAGAGAAGTCATGCAAGAATAGACAAAAAGGTGACATACGTTAGATAAGGCCGCAATTCACACCAGACTATACTAAGCTGGAAGAAAACGGCATGGTGTACACACGACGTACACCTACTTGGATTgcggttcatatatatatatatatatatatcttttgcGATGAACTGATGACACTGGACCATGAACTAGGATGCCATTTCCAGTTTGTCAGGTAGGTGGATTCAAATATGTGGATGAACCAGCGCCATATATATTATAAGTTGGTGAAGCCCCGTCCTAAACTGAAATGGGCCTCGTGCACCCACCAAACTTGTAGAAGAGACAGTTACTTTACCTACTATTCAAATTACCCGCCAAACACACAAATAAAGAATAGTCGTTGGGAATGACACACTATACCCTCCTTCTTGTCTATATGCTCATCTTCCAGTCTCCAAGTATGTTCGTTAAACCCTTTACTGCTTCATCTAATCTCTAAGAAAACTCACATTCTTCTTCCGGTTGATGTTTTGCTCCTCCGCCATGCACCGATCAGCTTTGATGCATTCATATTCAGTTTATTCACATAGATCACAAGAAATATGGGCTTGGTTACTAATTCCTTTTACTCTATGGATATGCGGCATGTAATCTTTCACTATTTTGTTTCCACCTCGTTCTAATCTTCATATTCATGGAAATTTCTGACAGAATTTTAACAACTTGTGCAGTTTCAGTCAGTGTCCGGTACGGGGCATACGGAAATTCTAATTTGCCTTTTGGACCGAACTCTTCCCGACTCTTCAAGGCTAGTTCAATTTTTGTGCAACAAATTCAAGTTAAAGATGATTGGAAGACAGGGGTTTCAGTTTATGGGTTTTCAGAAGAGCCTGAATTGAGCTTGAATGTAAATTGTTGGAATTTTTCGAGGTTTTTACATGTAAGGCCCTATCGACGTCAGGTAATTTACTGAAATCTCATTCTAGTTCCCGAAAAGGATTTAGAAGGAAATATCGTTATAGACTGATTGAACCATCGTTTAAAAAGGGTTGAATATATCAGGGTTTCTCATTATGGCTGAACAAAGGCTCAATGATTCAGATGAAATGGGCAGCTGATGTTAGTgattttaatgacatattggtGGTCTTATACAAGGGTATGTAATAAATCTGACATACTTTCTTACCAAAACTTGATGaatccttgcaaaaaaaaaaaaaaatcccaatgcGATCTTTAGAATGTTTATGTATGAATTGGTGCTTTTCAGGACAACATAATTTTGCAACTCTGGAGCCTGTGACAGCTCCCCCTGGTTCCATCTTCTCCAGTAATTCGACTGATGGTAATACGTTAACTTTTACTAATATTTCTTACTTGGTCAAAAAACGCCGAAAATGATTTCAATATACTGCAGGTACGAGTCGTAGGACACAGGTTAAGTACttaattgatgaaggcgacaaCTACTACATATGCGTCATAAACATGAAAGCCAGACCCATTGTAATGAAGATTGATGTCAATGTTTCATCAACAATGTACGATATCACAAAGGCAAACAACAAGTGTTCGACAGTAAACGGATTATGTCAACTCAATCTTCTGTTCCCAAAAGAACAGTTTCTCGTCCTAGCCACACCGAACAATGTATGCATAATAATAGTAGCTCCAAGTTTTTATCCGCTAAGGTTAATTTAGATTCCCTTAACAAACTACTTGCAAATTCGTTTCAGGGAGATATAAACGGATGGTATATCGAACTTTCTTTCGTTGCTCGTGTGATTACATATATTGCAATCTTAGGTAAATCTGATTATTGTAAAAGAAACCAGACTACTGAATTCTCTCATTATTTTAGTTTTTtcgtttttgttagttttaaaagAATTTTAATTGCTTTTTCTTAATATGTGTAGGACTTCTAGTGATTTTTCTGTCGCTGATCCTAAAGTACATACTAGCGTGGGAGACATCGAGGGATATCGAACCCATACCGGAACTAAGGTCGGCAAATGAGACTGACCCATTAATACCACCAACGGCAGGGAAACCTGGTTCATTCATATACGGAACAGGTGATGAAGACGATCTCGAATCACAAACGTCTAACTCTTCTGACGATTTGTATGATGGGAAAATATGCGTAATTTGCTATGACAAACAGcgcaattgtttcttcattccTTGTGGTCATTGTGCCGCTTGCTATCCTTGTGCTCAAAGGTATCTTTTCTTTGTTTGGCCCTTGAAATATCTTTCACTAAAAATGCTAAAATGTATCTTTTCTTCCCTGCAGGATTGTTTCGGAAGGGGAGAGCAGGTTTTGCCCAGTATGTAGAAGGCTAATTCACAGGATAAGAAAATTGTATAATTCTTAGGGCCAACCTTGGGGTTGGCTATGCTGTAATGTTGATATATTTTGCACTGGGGAGATCAATTATGCGTTAAAGAGGTTGAGTAATTCGGTCGAAGTACTCTGTTAGAAGCGACTAAACTTTAAGCCTATGATATAATAAAAATACAAGCAAGAGTTATACTTGAAATGTTAATTTTGGCTGGTCATATAACTTTTCTTTGGATCTAAATATTCTGGATTTCCTGACTTCTATCTTGAGGGACACGCTTGTAATGCTTTTGCAATGAAAGCGTTGGCTGCAACAAATTTGCATTCTGTAAGCATGATCGTAAGACATCATTTTTTTCAGTGCATAATTAAGATGGTTACCAACGGAAACCCCTTCAAAGCAAACTCCTAGTTAACATTATTACAACGGCACGCTAACCTCCTTTGGACAACATTAGACTTGCACAGCACTACAGCAGCCAACATTGACCTAGAAAGAGTTGCTGATTTAAAACCCTAGTATGTATGCGACAAACTGCATAAGATAGGTCCATCCATATCCAAGCACCACAAAAGCACCActaattcattttcttttctgCTTTTTCTAGTTGAATAATACAGTAGTACTCTGCTTTTTCTAcattttttcttgtttctttcttACCCTTAAAGTGTCTGGTGACTCTGCTTAAATTTACCTTGCCTTTCCCATTCAAACGTTTGTAGATCCATACAGTTGAATTCTCTACAGTACAACATATGTAGTACTGCAAGCTGCCACATCTCGATACATCATCATCCACTGACACATAATACTATATCAACATTATCTTTTGGTTTAAACACAAACTTGAAATCGTTGATAATAACAAGCTACTGCTTGAATTTTTACTAGCTAATTTGGCATTTGCTATTTGTAATTGTCTCGAATTGGCTGGTCTTACACGGAAAGCACTCAGACGTACAATTCCCACATGACTAGTTAAACCAGAACGAACAACTTGTCTTGTGGTCATGTCATGGTCAATTTTTGCGTTATATCTCGTCTACATACACATTAAACTTAATCTGCTGACAAATTACTCTTCTAGATCCATTTACCAACTTTATTAACTTCTTAAacaatctaaaaataaaaaatatgatgaTCTGGATGCTGACGCCATTTAAGCTTCACCAGTCACCTATAGATTTGCATTCAAAGAATCCAACTTATATGTATTTAACCAACTCCTTTTTCTAAGATCTCTCTCATTCACAAAAGAATTTCAGCATATCTTCTCAAGTATGGAAATGGAACCCTTTTACATCTTCCTTACTGTTTCACCTTTACTCTTTCTTCTCTCAATTCTTCTAATaatccagaagaagaaaaccaaaaatcTTCCACCAAGTCCGCCATCCCTTCCAATTCTTGGCCACCTCCACTTAGCCAAGAAACCATTATATCGAGCTTTAGctaaaatttccaacaaatatgGTCCAATTTTATACCTGCGATTCGGTTCCAGACCAGTTCTAGTCGTGTCGGATCCGTCTGCTGCCGAGGAATGCTTAAACAAGAACGatataatctttgcaaaccgtccGCAACTCTTTTTTGGTAAAACCTTGGGTATAGATTATACTATGGGCACCATATGGGCATAATTGGCGGAATCTTCGACGGATCACAGCACTTGAAATTTTCTCGTCTAGTCGTCTGCAGATGTTCCTCGACGTCCGTGTTGATGAGGCCCGGTTAATGATTAAGCAGCTGACATCCGGCAATGATGAGTACCGGACGGTGGACCTTAAGGCAGCTTTATTTGGCATGACTCTGAAtattatgatgaggatgataGCCGGGAAAAGATATTACGGTGAAGGTGTGAAAGAAGTGGAAGAAGCGGCATATTTCAGAGAGTTGGTAGAGGAAACATTTGTGTTGGGTGGAGCTAATAATGTGGGAGATTTCTTGCCGTTTTTGAGATGGTTTGGGCTTAATGAGACGGAAAAAAGGATAGTGAGACTGACAAAAAAGAGAGATGTTTTCTTGCAGCGATTGATCGAAGAGCGTCACAAACTGATGGCAATCGGTGATAAGAATGATGATTCGAGTGCTACAGAACAGAAGACTATGATCGATGTTTTGTTGTCGCTTCAGAATGATGAACCGGATTACTATAGCGATCAAATGATACGAGGCCTTGGAGGGGTAAGATATTTCAACTTTAGCTCACTAATAAAAAATGGTTAGGTTCACCAAAAGTAGTACATTTTCTTGGGTTAGGTTCACTTTCAAGTTCATCTTTCACTTTTTGACTTTGCACAATGAAACAAATTGCTGCAACACGAATAAAAGCCTCATGGAGTCTTTCATTTTCAGTCACATGGTTCGGCCTTTCTCGGCTCAAGATCTACTCTAGACCACCAAATGAACTTACAAAATGTATCTGTGCAGGCACTGTTGTCAGCTGGAACAGACACTTCAGCAGGAACAATGGAATGGGCAATGTCTTTATTACTCAACAATCCACATGTTCTCAAGAAGGCCCAGAAAGAGATTGACGAGCACGTTGGACAAGATCGACTCGTTAACGAATCTGATCTCAGTAAGCTACCATACCTCCATGCCATCATCCTCGAGACCCTGCGGATATACCCAGCTGGACCGCTATCAGTACCACATGAGTCATCTGAAGATACTGTAATAGGAGGTTACAATGTTCCACGAGGCACAATGTTATTATTGAATTTGTGGGCCATACAAAATGATCCAAAGTCATGGGACGAACCGAATAAATTCAAGCCAGAGAGGTTCGAAGGGTTAGCAGAAGGAGGAACTAGACAAGGGTTCAAGTTGATGCCGTTTAGTTCAGGTAGGAGAGGTTGTCCTGGTGAAGGCATGGCAATGCGTGTGATGGGATTGGCATTAGGTTCATTGATTCAGTGTTTGGATTGGGAGAGGGTAAACGGAGAAGAAATGGTGGATATGACTGAGGGTGTAGGTCTAACATTACCTAAGGCTCAACCCCTGGAAGCAAAATGTAAACCTCGCTTTAACTTGCTCAATCTCCTCTCTCAAGTGAATTAGTACCACTTTGGGCTTTGCTAGTTAGGGTATAGGACCATAGGTTGCTTCGGGTTATATATACTTTGTTGCACGGTGTTAGTTGATTGTAAGCACTCTGTATCTCTATGAAGGGTATATTATATGAATAAGATGGCATACTAGACATTGGTACAATAACTGCATAACTGTGCTGCAGATATAATTACAAATACTACTACTACTAAAGTTACCAGGAGTGAGAGAAGGGTTTTAGGTTGATGTCATTTGAGGCAGGAGGGATGGGTTGTGTTCAAAACTGAAGTAGGAACGAATAAATGGAGAAGAATAGGTGGACATGGCCTAGGGGACTTGACTAACAATGAGCTGAGCCCAACCGCTAGAAACCAAGTCTGTGTGTTCAATTTCGTTTCTCACCATTATGCAAGCATAGCTCGATTTTAATCAAGCCATCCCCGATCACTGGCGTATTTAGCAGTTGTTTACACTTCTTTGTCTGGCCAAATGTGGATTATAAGACAAAAATACTTGTCAGGGAGAaaactctttttttctttcctcAAATCAGAATCTTTTACTAAATATTTTATGCTTGGGAGATTTAATGTTGCTCTGATTTTTATGCTGCAAAACTGTTTTTCTTTACTTGGTGTATTTATCACAAAGAATGGGTAATGCTGACAACGATGATCATATCTTATCCATAAAAGACCTTTAAATTTGGCCTTAGACACATGCTCACACTACCCCTATCTTAAGgcttattcctatgcacatgccaaaaaaaaaaaaagttgtttggcacatgtggcatggcaaacCAATTGCGTCACTATGGGAAAACCAATAAGCGATAGACTTTCTAGCGAGCGATATTGTGAATAACGCTGGCGATATTATGATTATCGCTGACGTTATACATTAACCCGAGCGATTTAAAAAGTATCGCTGGCGATATTAATATTATCGACCACTAGATATTTTGCAACAGCTATTTCCCCCCCTACTGGTACCTATGTATACGCCCTCGTATTTCTCCAAGGTACTCACACCTACTTCAACCTATATTTCACCAATTTTTCTATCTCTATTCTCATTTTAAATTTGATAATCATCAATGgcgagatccaatgaagagaggaatgttattatgaaacggtttagattacaacaagaaatgcatcgaaggaggttgcaagaacttgatgatgaggaagttgaagataataaactaatcgacactttgatgcttgtacatacgggccaaatacctagagtttcagagccacaagaagtattctcaagaaggtATACGTATCGAGTGAGGAAATTTTACCATCAGAAGCTGAtacacgattattttcttcccaattgtgtgCACTCCGATCAAATTTTCAAGGTCGATTCCGTATGCCTCGTCATCTGGtgataaagattattgaagagctttgtcgagtagaacctcaatttaattatcagtttgatgcactcaatattagaggtcatagtcctgaacaaaaagttacttcggctttaaggattctaggttatggcactccagcggatgcgaacgatgagtaccttcgtatgggtaaaacaacttcattcacttacctttcattgttttgtgaagtgatgattaatcattttggtccaacacatttacgaaaaccaacctaggaagatgttagagaaatattgATGGAGAATGAGAAAAGGGGATTCCcatgaatgctaggtagtctcgattgtatgcattgggtatggcaaGGATGCCCTGTTTATTGGGCCGATccatataagggtcattatccaaaaccaatagTTATCCTTGAAGTtgatgcttcttatgattgttggatatgacacactttttttggtcttccggg
This is a stretch of genomic DNA from Papaver somniferum cultivar HN1 chromosome 1, ASM357369v1, whole genome shotgun sequence. It encodes these proteins:
- the LOC113330937 gene encoding uncharacterized protein LOC113330937 isoform X1, yielding MFCSSAMHRSALMHSYSVYSHRSQEIWAWLLIPFTLWICVSVSVRYGAYGNSNLPFGPNSSRLFKASSIFVQQIQVKDDWKTGVSVYGFSEEPELSLNVNCWNFSRFLHVRPYRRQGFSLWLNKGSMIQMKWAADVSDFNDILVVLYKGQHNFATLEPVTAPPGSIFSSNSTDGTSRRTQVKYLIDEGDNYYICVINMKARPIVMKIDVNVSSTMYDITKANNKCSTVNGLCQLNLLFPKEQFLVLATPNNGDINGWYIELSFVARVITYIAILGLLVIFLSLILKYILAWETSRDIEPIPELRSANETDPLIPPTAGKPGSFIYGTGDEDDLESQTSNSSDDLYDGKICVICYDKQRNCFFIPCGHCAACYPCAQRIVSEGESRFCPVCRRLIHRIRKLYNS
- the LOC113330937 gene encoding uncharacterized protein LOC113330937 isoform X2; amino-acid sequence: MFCSSAMHRSALMHSYSVYSHRSQEIWAWLLIPFTLWICVSVSVRYGAYGNSNLPFGPNSSRLFKASSIFVQQIQVKDDWKTGVSVYGFSEEPELSLNVNCWNFSRFLHVRPYRRQMKWAADVSDFNDILVVLYKGQHNFATLEPVTAPPGSIFSSNSTDGTSRRTQVKYLIDEGDNYYICVINMKARPIVMKIDVNVSSTMYDITKANNKCSTVNGLCQLNLLFPKEQFLVLATPNNGDINGWYIELSFVARVITYIAILGLLVIFLSLILKYILAWETSRDIEPIPELRSANETDPLIPPTAGKPGSFIYGTGDEDDLESQTSNSSDDLYDGKICVICYDKQRNCFFIPCGHCAACYPCAQRIVSEGESRFCPVCRRLIHRIRKLYNS
- the LOC113330937 gene encoding uncharacterized protein LOC113330937 isoform X3, whose product is MIQMKWAADVSDFNDILVVLYKGQHNFATLEPVTAPPGSIFSSNSTDGTSRRTQVKYLIDEGDNYYICVINMKARPIVMKIDVNVSSTMYDITKANNKCSTVNGLCQLNLLFPKEQFLVLATPNNGDINGWYIELSFVARVITYIAILGLLVIFLSLILKYILAWETSRDIEPIPELRSANETDPLIPPTAGKPGSFIYGTGDEDDLESQTSNSSDDLYDGKICVICYDKQRNCFFIPCGHCAACYPCAQRIVSEGESRFCPVCRRLIHRIRKLYNS